One genomic segment of Flavobacteriaceae bacterium includes these proteins:
- a CDS encoding NADP-dependent isocitrate dehydrogenase, which yields MSQKLTIYYTLTDEAPALATRSLLPIIKAFTSTSDITVTTKDISLAARILVNFSEYLPKEQQVEDALAFLGDLAKKPDANIIKLPNISASLPQLKAAISELQASGYALPDYPDTPADDKEKKIAALYNVIKGSAVNPVLREGNSDRRAPKAVKNYAKKNPHTMGSWLSDSKTHVATMEAGDFTHTEQSVTIPSATTVKIVHENFHGEPTVLKEDIALLKDEIIDAAVMHKEALLSFLEAQIQDAKEHNVLFSLHMKATMMKVSDPIIFGHVVNVFFKEVMTKHRDTLDEIGFHPNNGLGSLISNLNTVTGNKKNEILADINKVYENNPDLAMVNSDLGITNLHVPSDIIIDASMPAMIRNSGQMWNSRGNPQDTKAVIPDSSYAGIYQTTIDFCKKHGAFDPTTMGTVPNVGLMAQKAEEYGSHDKTFEITADGVVRIIDANDRVLTEHTVKAGDIWRMCQVKDAPIRDWIKLAVKRARATSTPAVFWLNKNRAHDAEIIKKINAYLSEHDITGLDISILSLAEATQFTLERIKDGKDTISVTGNVLRDYLTDLFPILELGTSAKMLSIVPLMNGGGLFETGAGGSAPKHVQQFIEENHLRWDSLGEFLALAVSLEHLGETTGNTKAKVLGETLDNAMEKLLENKKSPSRKVNELDNRGSHFYLAMYWAQELANQNTDTELKVTFTDIANALANNESVVIEELNSVQGQKVDINGYYHTDEVLTSNAMRPSNTLNNILETLKLL from the coding sequence ATGTCTCAAAAACTTACTATCTATTATACCCTAACGGATGAAGCACCGGCTTTGGCTACGCGTTCTTTATTACCTATTATTAAAGCATTTACAAGTACCTCCGATATAACGGTAACGACCAAAGATATTTCACTGGCTGCCAGAATCTTGGTAAACTTTTCCGAATATCTGCCAAAAGAACAGCAAGTAGAAGATGCTTTGGCTTTTTTGGGAGATTTGGCAAAGAAGCCCGATGCCAATATTATTAAACTTCCTAATATCAGCGCATCCCTACCACAGTTAAAGGCCGCTATTTCGGAATTGCAAGCCTCCGGATATGCGTTACCGGACTACCCGGATACTCCTGCTGATGACAAAGAAAAAAAAATAGCAGCTTTATACAATGTAATAAAAGGTTCTGCCGTAAATCCGGTATTAAGAGAAGGCAATTCTGACAGGAGGGCTCCAAAAGCTGTAAAAAATTACGCAAAAAAGAACCCGCATACCATGGGGTCCTGGCTTTCGGATTCTAAAACACATGTTGCTACTATGGAAGCCGGCGATTTTACCCATACCGAACAATCGGTTACCATTCCTTCAGCAACCACCGTAAAAATAGTCCATGAAAATTTCCATGGCGAGCCGACGGTTTTAAAAGAAGATATTGCTTTGCTCAAAGATGAAATTATCGATGCTGCCGTGATGCACAAAGAAGCATTGCTGTCCTTTTTAGAGGCTCAAATACAAGATGCCAAAGAACACAATGTGCTATTTTCGCTTCATATGAAAGCAACTATGATGAAGGTGTCCGATCCCATTATTTTCGGTCATGTGGTTAATGTGTTTTTTAAAGAAGTAATGACAAAACACCGAGATACTCTTGATGAAATAGGTTTCCATCCGAATAACGGGTTAGGAAGCCTGATTTCAAACCTCAATACGGTAACAGGGAATAAAAAAAATGAAATACTAGCCGATATTAACAAAGTGTATGAGAACAATCCTGATTTGGCTATGGTAAATTCCGATTTGGGAATTACTAACCTACATGTTCCTTCCGACATTATTATTGATGCTTCCATGCCTGCCATGATCAGAAATTCAGGCCAGATGTGGAATAGCAGGGGAAATCCGCAGGATACAAAGGCAGTGATTCCCGACAGTTCATATGCAGGAATTTATCAAACTACCATCGATTTTTGTAAAAAACACGGAGCTTTTGATCCTACCACTATGGGGACGGTTCCAAATGTGGGTTTAATGGCTCAAAAAGCAGAAGAATATGGTTCGCATGATAAGACTTTTGAAATTACAGCCGACGGTGTTGTCAGAATAATAGATGCGAATGATAGGGTTTTAACGGAACATACCGTAAAAGCCGGTGATATTTGGAGAATGTGCCAGGTAAAAGATGCTCCTATTCGGGATTGGATAAAACTAGCCGTAAAAAGAGCCAGAGCTACCAGTACTCCGGCTGTTTTTTGGTTGAATAAAAACAGAGCCCATGATGCGGAAATCATAAAAAAAATCAATGCTTACTTATCTGAACATGACATTACAGGATTAGATATCAGTATTTTATCGCTTGCGGAAGCTACTCAATTCACCTTAGAAAGGATTAAAGACGGAAAAGATACCATTTCGGTAACAGGAAATGTATTACGTGATTACCTTACGGATCTTTTCCCCATTTTAGAATTGGGAACATCGGCAAAAATGCTTTCCATAGTTCCGCTAATGAACGGAGGAGGATTATTTGAAACAGGAGCTGGTGGATCGGCTCCAAAACACGTACAGCAATTTATAGAAGAAAACCATCTTAGATGGGACTCATTAGGGGAGTTTTTGGCACTAGCCGTTTCTTTAGAACACCTGGGAGAAACCACAGGGAATACCAAAGCAAAAGTTTTAGGAGAGACGCTGGATAATGCTATGGAAAAACTCTTGGAAAATAAAAAATCTCCATCTAGAAAAGTAAATGAGCTAGACAACAGAGGGAGTCATTTTTATTTAGCTATGTACTGGGCACAAGAGTTGGCCAATCAAAATACAGATACTGAATTGAAAGTTACTTTTACTGATATTGCCAATGCATTGGCAAATAATGAGTCTGTTGTTATAGAAGAATTGAATTCGGTTCAAGGTCAAAAGGTAGATATTAACGGGTATTACCATACAGATGAGGTGTTGACTTCTAATGCCATGAGACCTAGCAACACTTTAAATAACATACTGGAAACATTGAAACTTCTTTAG
- the murQ gene encoding N-acetylmuramic acid 6-phosphate etherase: MDFIKTTEQDSKYDHLETMEVSELIQKINAEDQTVAIAVEKSIPQIVRLTEQIILKLQNGGRLFYIGAGTSGRLGILDASECPPTFGIPHNLVIGLIAGGDAAIRKAVEFAEDSLTQGWEDLQEHAVSEKDVVVGIAASGTTPYVIAAIQRCNEQGILTGCITCNKNSHLSTIVRFPIEVVTGPEFITGSSRMKAGTAQKMVLNMITTATMIQLGKVKGNKMVDMQLSNNKLLRRGILMLVDELHISEYVASLLLEEYGSVRNAIKNYTDGNS, translated from the coding sequence ATGGATTTTATCAAAACTACCGAGCAAGATTCCAAATATGACCATTTGGAAACCATGGAGGTTTCCGAACTAATTCAAAAAATAAATGCAGAAGATCAAACCGTTGCCATAGCGGTAGAAAAAAGCATTCCGCAAATCGTAAGACTGACAGAACAAATTATTCTCAAACTACAAAATGGCGGTCGGTTATTTTATATTGGAGCAGGAACCAGTGGCCGGTTAGGTATTTTAGATGCCTCGGAATGCCCTCCTACCTTTGGCATTCCTCACAATTTGGTTATCGGGCTGATTGCCGGAGGTGATGCAGCCATTAGAAAAGCAGTTGAATTTGCAGAAGATTCCTTAACACAAGGTTGGGAAGATTTGCAAGAACATGCTGTTTCGGAAAAAGATGTTGTTGTTGGGATTGCTGCTTCGGGAACCACACCTTATGTTATTGCTGCCATACAGCGTTGTAATGAACAGGGTATTCTAACCGGATGCATTACCTGCAACAAGAATTCGCATTTAAGCACTATTGTCCGATTTCCGATTGAGGTGGTAACAGGCCCTGAATTTATTACCGGAAGTTCCAGGATGAAAGCAGGGACGGCGCAAAAAATGGTGCTAAATATGATAACTACTGCTACTATGATACAACTCGGAAAGGTAAAGGGGAACAAAATGGTAGACATGCAATTGTCAAACAATAAATTGCTCCGCAGAGGGATTTTAATGTTAGTCGATGAATTGCATATAAGCGAGTATGTGGCTTCTCTATTGTTGGAAGAATACGGATCGGTAAGAAATGCTATAAAAAATTATACGGATGGCAACTCATAA
- a CDS encoding YraN family protein — translation MSTHYELGKKGEQIAIDYLVEKKYEVLEHNWRYQKAEIDIIAKKGNILIAVEVKTRTTGNFGDPQHFVNPKKIKLMVMAMNSYVFQKELDIEVRFDIIAIIKNEVATSIEHLEYAFLFF, via the coding sequence ATGTCAACACACTATGAATTAGGAAAAAAAGGAGAGCAGATAGCTATCGATTATTTGGTGGAGAAAAAATATGAGGTTTTGGAGCACAATTGGCGCTATCAAAAGGCAGAAATAGATATTATTGCTAAAAAAGGAAATATACTGATTGCTGTTGAAGTAAAAACAAGAACTACCGGAAATTTTGGAGATCCCCAACATTTTGTAAACCCCAAAAAGATAAAATTAATGGTAATGGCCATGAACTCATATGTATTCCAAAAAGAGTTGGATATTGAAGTACGGTTTGACATTATAGCCATTATAAAAAACGAAGTAGCTACTTCTATTGAACACTTAGAATACGCATTTTTATTTTTTTAA
- a CDS encoding redoxin domain-containing protein: protein MKKIVVFLLLTSALVQGQYKISGTLSPSKDFKNAYLYKIEGTNQLYLRNVAVKKDTLQRNAQQVIVDSFEFLFNDNDTPGYYRIAYDLQKGGFVDFLFNKEDIVFSIDLSLPRPFVEFQKSKENRLYTDYLKTISVAQSKTDSIQALYLNMPTGTSARAYKTSVASVKKIQEDYSQKATGFLIAHFIKAAARYNAPKVIKTVQEHQDNIRTHFFDYIDFTNPHLFNSSFLISSINDYVFYVNHSEDSDQQLTLHKKAVDKVLELITNQQFKVAIIEFLMTQFSDIKYALIVDYMIARHYDQLPEALQNTEFKNKVIRELSVAIGRTAPDFSWEENGKTVTLSELNEANHYILVFYSTECSHCMKEIPQLFTFMKDKTHVKVIAFAMETTQTKWDKFKTSLPGWRHALGLGKWHNKVAAIYQVVATPSYFVLDTDKQIIGAPIPLNHLKNIISGLKK from the coding sequence ATGAAAAAAATCGTTGTTTTTTTGTTATTGACAAGTGCCCTTGTGCAGGGGCAATATAAAATATCGGGTACTTTAAGCCCTTCTAAAGATTTTAAAAATGCTTATTTGTATAAAATAGAAGGTACCAATCAGTTGTATTTAAGAAATGTTGCTGTTAAAAAAGATACCTTGCAAAGAAATGCCCAACAAGTTATAGTAGATTCTTTTGAGTTCCTGTTTAATGATAATGACACCCCCGGTTATTACAGAATTGCTTACGATTTGCAAAAAGGAGGTTTTGTAGATTTTTTATTTAATAAAGAAGATATTGTTTTTTCTATCGATTTGAGTTTACCCAGACCTTTTGTTGAATTTCAGAAGTCTAAAGAAAACAGGTTGTATACGGATTATCTAAAAACAATTTCCGTAGCACAATCAAAAACAGATTCCATACAGGCTTTATATTTAAATATGCCAACGGGAACAAGTGCCAGAGCATATAAGACTTCGGTAGCTAGCGTAAAAAAAATTCAGGAAGACTACTCCCAAAAAGCAACCGGCTTTCTGATAGCTCATTTTATCAAGGCTGCAGCTCGTTATAATGCTCCGAAAGTAATAAAAACCGTTCAGGAACATCAAGACAATATACGCACTCATTTCTTTGACTATATAGATTTTACTAATCCACACCTTTTTAATTCTTCTTTTTTAATCAGCAGTATTAACGATTATGTATTTTATGTAAACCATTCGGAAGATTCGGACCAGCAGTTGACATTGCACAAAAAAGCAGTTGACAAAGTACTGGAATTAATTACGAATCAGCAGTTTAAGGTCGCTATTATAGAGTTTTTAATGACTCAATTTTCCGATATAAAATATGCTTTAATTGTAGATTACATGATTGCCCGACACTATGATCAACTTCCCGAAGCACTCCAAAATACCGAATTTAAAAACAAAGTAATACGCGAACTGTCAGTCGCTATTGGCAGAACTGCCCCGGATTTTTCCTGGGAAGAAAATGGAAAAACAGTTACACTTTCCGAATTAAATGAAGCGAATCATTATATATTGGTTTTTTATAGTACGGAATGCTCTCATTGTATGAAAGAAATTCCACAATTATTTACATTTATGAAAGATAAAACCCATGTAAAAGTGATTGCTTTTGCCATGGAAACAACTCAAACTAAATGGGATAAGTTTAAAACATCATTGCCCGGATGGCGCCATGCTCTAGGCTTAGGAAAATGGCATAACAAGGTAGCTGCAATCTATCAGGTTGTTGCTACGCCCAGTTATTTTGTATTAGACACCGATAAGCAAATTATCGGAGCACCTATACCATTAAATCATTTAAAAAATATTATTTCCGGATTAAAAAAATAA
- a CDS encoding aminotransferase class I/II-fold pyridoxal phosphate-dependent enzyme: MRFPKKLDDKLEKRTGKNAMRTLQTRTHLIDFSSNDYLGIAASTVIFDRVYQYLLYHNIKANGATGSRLLSGNHRTYVILEKTICEFHASESATVYNSGYNANIGFFSAVPQRGDIILYDEFIHASIRDGIKISNAESYKFRHNDLKDLDKILKYHMTSANAIAADKSKYRQEIFVVTEAVFSMDGDTPDFIKMIALVKKNNAFLVVDEAHAVGVFGRQGQGICQDIGMEKDVFARIITFGKALGCHGAAILGNEKLKQYLVNFSRSFIYTTALPPHTIATVYEAYHYLKNADGDKKRQALKERITFFKKEIIRLQLQHVFITSNSTIQSCIIPGNQKVKNIAQKLQKEGFDVRPILSPTISENEERLRFCLHSYNSKEEIRNVLELLAIFVAG; this comes from the coding sequence ATGAGGTTTCCGAAAAAACTAGATGATAAACTAGAAAAACGTACCGGCAAAAATGCAATGAGAACATTGCAAACCCGCACTCACCTGATTGATTTTTCCTCTAATGATTATTTAGGCATCGCTGCATCCACAGTTATTTTTGACCGCGTATACCAATACCTGCTATATCATAACATAAAAGCTAATGGAGCTACCGGATCGCGACTGCTATCGGGAAATCATAGAACGTATGTTATATTGGAAAAAACAATATGCGAATTTCACGCCTCAGAGTCGGCAACTGTTTACAACTCCGGATATAATGCCAATATAGGTTTTTTTTCTGCGGTTCCTCAACGGGGGGATATTATCTTATATGATGAATTTATACATGCTTCTATAAGAGATGGTATCAAAATAAGCAATGCAGAATCATACAAGTTTAGACATAACGATTTAAAAGATCTGGATAAAATATTGAAGTATCATATGACGTCTGCTAATGCAATAGCTGCTGACAAATCAAAATATCGCCAGGAAATTTTTGTGGTTACCGAAGCTGTTTTTTCTATGGATGGCGATACTCCGGATTTCATTAAAATGATTGCATTGGTAAAAAAAAACAATGCTTTTTTGGTGGTCGATGAAGCACATGCCGTTGGTGTTTTTGGAAGACAAGGACAAGGAATTTGTCAGGATATAGGTATGGAAAAAGACGTATTTGCCAGAATCATTACCTTTGGCAAAGCGTTAGGTTGTCACGGAGCAGCCATATTGGGAAATGAAAAACTCAAACAATATTTGGTTAATTTTTCAAGAAGCTTTATATATACAACCGCATTGCCGCCACATACCATTGCAACGGTTTACGAGGCTTATCATTATTTAAAAAATGCTGACGGAGATAAAAAACGACAAGCATTAAAAGAACGGATTACTTTTTTTAAAAAAGAGATCATACGATTGCAACTTCAACATGTATTTATCACAAGCAATTCGACAATTCAATCTTGCATCATTCCGGGAAATCAGAAAGTAAAGAATATTGCGCAAAAGCTACAGAAAGAAGGGTTTGATGTACGACCTATTTTATCACCCACAATCAGTGAGAATGAAGAACGGTTGCGTTTTTGTCTCCATTCCTATAATTCAAAAGAAGAAATTCGCAACGTTTTGGAGTTGTTAGCTATTTTTGTAGCCGGTTAA
- the bioD gene encoding dethiobiotin synthase, translating into MAKKYFITGISTGVGKTVVAAIITEALEADYWKPVQAGDLHNSDTARVAALISNRTSVFHKNAIALQTPMSPHAAAEIDGVQIKLHNLTEPETKNHLVIEGAGGLLVPLNDKHTIIDIIKEEYNVIVVSRHYLGSINHTLLTVKTLQEKGYHVSVIFSGNKHESTEDIIVKMTRVPVIGRVDEEPYFDKHVIKEYAERFKAKL; encoded by the coding sequence ATGGCAAAAAAATATTTTATCACAGGAATTTCAACAGGTGTAGGAAAAACCGTCGTGGCAGCTATTATAACGGAAGCTTTGGAAGCCGATTATTGGAAACCTGTACAAGCAGGGGACTTACACAATTCGGATACAGCCAGAGTAGCGGCACTCATTTCAAATCGAACATCTGTTTTTCATAAAAATGCAATTGCCCTGCAAACCCCGATGAGTCCGCATGCAGCAGCAGAAATTGACGGAGTTCAAATCAAATTACACAACCTTACGGAACCTGAAACAAAAAACCATTTGGTGATAGAAGGCGCCGGAGGGTTATTGGTTCCTCTGAATGACAAGCATACAATTATAGATATCATTAAAGAGGAGTACAATGTTATTGTTGTTTCCCGCCATTATTTGGGCAGTATTAACCATACATTGTTAACTGTGAAAACCTTACAAGAAAAAGGGTATCATGTGTCTGTCATTTTTTCGGGAAACAAACATGAAAGTACCGAAGATATCATTGTAAAAATGACCCGTGTTCCCGTAATTGGAAGAGTAGATGAAGAACCCTATTTTGACAAGCATGTAATCAAAGAATATGCAGAAAGATTTAAAGCGAAATTATGA
- the bioA gene encoding adenosylmethionine--8-amino-7-oxononanoate transaminase, producing MSLQKRDKKYLWHPLTQHKTHPDAIAIKKAKNCILTDEEGNEYIDGIASWYIAMYGHCNSYIIWRVSKQMRRLDQVVFSGFTHEPAIQLSEELMKILPKNQQKIFFSDNGSTSVEVGVKMALQYHFNRGEKKQVLLAFEEGFHGDTFGAMSVSGFSVYNGAFEDYFIEVQRIPTPGKENTHHIIQTLEKTVAKNKVAGFVYEPLVQGAAGMKTYSIEGLHRILSFCKKHHIITIADEVMTGFGKTGTYFASDQIEIKPDIMCLSKALTGGLMPMALTTCSQKIYDAFYSDDIAKGLFHGHTYSANPLACAAALAATELLQTEKIQKKSKKIMASHKAFNQRIKTHPKVKATRQIGIIFALDLDIEADRYGNIRDQLFHFFIKKGVFLRPLGNTVYIAAPYTISKKQLQKIYQTIEESLTIF from the coding sequence ATGAGTTTACAGAAAAGAGATAAAAAATACCTCTGGCACCCTTTAACGCAGCATAAAACACACCCTGACGCCATTGCTATAAAGAAAGCAAAAAACTGCATTTTAACAGATGAAGAAGGAAATGAATATATAGACGGAATTGCCTCTTGGTATATTGCCATGTACGGGCATTGCAATAGCTATATTATCTGGCGGGTTTCTAAACAAATGCGACGATTAGACCAGGTGGTTTTTAGTGGGTTTACTCACGAACCGGCAATACAATTATCGGAAGAATTGATGAAGATCTTACCCAAAAACCAGCAAAAAATATTCTTTAGCGACAATGGGTCAACCAGTGTTGAAGTAGGAGTTAAAATGGCATTGCAATATCATTTTAACAGAGGGGAAAAGAAACAGGTATTATTAGCTTTTGAAGAAGGGTTTCACGGAGATACTTTCGGTGCTATGAGTGTTTCGGGATTCTCAGTATACAATGGTGCTTTTGAAGATTATTTTATAGAAGTACAAAGGATTCCAACGCCGGGTAAAGAAAATACTCACCATATTATACAAACCTTAGAAAAGACAGTTGCAAAAAACAAGGTAGCAGGTTTTGTGTATGAGCCTTTGGTACAAGGGGCTGCCGGCATGAAAACGTATAGTATTGAGGGCTTACATCGTATCCTGAGTTTTTGTAAAAAACACCACATCATCACCATTGCAGATGAAGTAATGACAGGTTTCGGAAAAACAGGTACTTATTTTGCGTCCGATCAAATAGAAATCAAACCGGATATCATGTGTCTTAGCAAAGCACTTACAGGAGGCTTGATGCCTATGGCACTGACCACATGCTCTCAAAAAATATACGATGCCTTCTACAGTGATGATATTGCAAAGGGATTATTTCATGGGCATACCTATTCTGCAAATCCTTTGGCATGTGCTGCGGCTTTAGCTGCTACGGAATTATTACAAACTGAAAAAATTCAGAAAAAAAGTAAAAAAATTATGGCTTCCCACAAAGCATTTAATCAAAGAATAAAAACCCATCCAAAAGTAAAAGCAACACGCCAGATAGGAATCATCTTTGCTTTGGATTTGGATATCGAAGCGGATCGTTATGGCAATATAAGAGATCAATTATTTCATTTCTTTATAAAGAAAGGTGTTTTTTTAAGACCTCTTGGGAATACCGTTTATATAGCTGCCCCTTATACCATTTCAAAAAAACAATTACAGAAAATATATCAAACCATTGAAGAGTCGTTGACAATATTTTAA